Proteins from a genomic interval of bacterium:
- a CDS encoding NADH-quinone oxidoreductase subunit N produces MLSILLPDFRVIAPELILTLTAFAVIVWDLITRTKSHTTSAALSVLGAIAALAATAATWKVNVSTFGDAVVLDPFASFFKVIFLVALILSIALSLRRISDSGSESHSEYYALMLFATVGMMVMASGRELITIFLGLELLSMSLYILAGFFRRDTLSNEAALKYFVLGAVATGILLFGMSYIYGVTGSTHLQVIGETLRAHPAALADKALLVGLFMVLVGFGFKISMVPFHQWTPDVYQGAPTPVTAFMSAGPKAAGLAALIRVLVEAMPQLSHEWEILVAVFAVLTMTVGNLAALAQTNLKRMLAYSSIAHVGYILIGLVVSVGGQADRAISAIMFYLLAYTFMNIGAFAILIYLGREGTSHENLDDFSGLSRRSPFAALAMLIFLFSLAGIPPTAGFAAKLSIFYAAIQGGYYWLAIIGILNSAVAAYYYLRVVVVMYMREPEGELKSAAASPILWAGIALALAGTILLGILPGDFLEAARVSATILL; encoded by the coding sequence ATGCTGAGTATCCTATTGCCCGATTTCAGGGTCATTGCCCCCGAGCTGATCCTTACCTTAACAGCTTTCGCCGTTATCGTGTGGGATCTGATCACACGGACCAAGAGCCATACGACATCAGCGGCCCTATCTGTCCTTGGTGCCATTGCGGCGCTGGCAGCCACGGCGGCCACCTGGAAGGTGAACGTATCCACTTTCGGGGACGCTGTCGTGCTGGACCCCTTCGCCTCTTTTTTCAAGGTTATCTTCCTCGTTGCGTTGATCCTTTCTATTGCGCTTTCCCTGCGCCGTATCAGCGACAGCGGTTCCGAATCTCATTCAGAATATTACGCTCTCATGCTTTTCGCCACAGTGGGAATGATGGTTATGGCTTCAGGCCGTGAACTTATTACGATCTTCCTTGGGCTGGAGCTGCTTTCCATGTCGCTGTACATCCTGGCCGGTTTTTTCCGCAGGGATACTCTTTCCAACGAAGCCGCCCTCAAGTATTTTGTTCTGGGTGCCGTTGCCACAGGCATCCTGCTTTTCGGTATGTCCTATATCTACGGAGTCACTGGCAGCACCCATCTCCAGGTAATCGGAGAGACCCTTCGGGCCCATCCCGCTGCATTGGCGGACAAGGCTCTACTGGTAGGGTTGTTCATGGTCCTGGTTGGTTTCGGTTTCAAGATCTCCATGGTACCTTTCCACCAGTGGACACCGGACGTTTACCAGGGGGCACCTACCCCGGTGACAGCTTTTATGTCGGCAGGACCCAAGGCGGCCGGTCTTGCGGCTCTTATTCGGGTTCTGGTTGAGGCCATGCCACAGTTGAGCCACGAATGGGAGATCCTGGTCGCGGTGTTCGCTGTGCTCACCATGACAGTAGGGAACCTGGCGGCCCTGGCCCAGACCAACCTTAAGAGAATGCTTGCTTACTCCTCCATCGCCCATGTGGGATATATCCTGATTGGTCTTGTGGTCAGTGTAGGCGGACAGGCCGACAGGGCCATATCGGCAATCATGTTCTATCTGCTCGCATACACCTTTATGAATATCGGCGCTTTCGCCATTCTAATCTATCTTGGCCGCGAAGGAACATCCCACGAAAACCTGGATGATTTCAGTGGTCTGTCACGCCGCTCCCCTTTCGCGGCCCTGGCCATGCTGATTTTTCTTTTCTCCCTGGCGGGCATTCCTCCTACAGCCGGTTTCGCTGCCAAGCTCTCGATCTTTTACGCTGCCATTCAGGGCGGGTATTACTGGTTGGCCATCATCGGGATCCTCAACAGCGCCGTTGCCGCCTACTATTATCTGCGGGTGGTGGTGGTCATGTACATGCGGGAGCCTGAAGGTGAACT